The DNA window AGTTGTCGTGACTTGGGTAACACCTACTTTGATACCGCCGACAAGTGGTTAAGAAAGCATGACATTGGTTTAAGAATTCGCCGTTTTGATGATGTTTTTGTCCAGACAGTGAAAACCGCAGGACGCGTCGTCGCAGGTTTGCACCAAAGACCCGAATACAATGCTGAACACACGGGCAATGAGCCTAAGCTCTCGCTTCACCCTTCTGATATCTGGCCTGCCGGCAAAGATGTCGAGACCTTGCAATTCGAACTTTCTCCGCTTTTTTCCACCAATTTCACTCGCGAGCAGTGGCTGATTGGCATGCCTGATGGTAGTCAGGTTGAGGTTGCCTTCGATCAGGGTATGGTTGTCGCGCAAGGTGAGGACGGAGAAGAGAGACAGGAACCCATTTGTGAAGTCGAGCTGGAACTGAAATCTGGTCAGACGGATGCGCTGTTCACGCTGGCCCGCAGTTTTTGTGAAAGCGGCGGAATGCGTCTCGGAAACCTGAGCAAGGCAGCAAAAGGCTACCGTTTAGCGACAGGATACACGGGTGATGAAGTTAAACCGCTTGCTCTAGTAAACAGCAGCAGCACTGACACTGTAGAGTACTGCCTGATTAACTCTTTAGAGCACGCATTATCACACTGGCATTACCATGAACAAATTTACGCAGAGCGTGAGTGTGTTGAAGCGCTGCGTGAAATCAACAATGCAATCCGCTTTATTCGTCAGACACTGACCATCTTTGGCGATATCGTGCCTCGCCGGGCGAGTGCAATACTGCGCCAAGAGCTGAAATGGCTTGAAGAAGAGCTTGTATGGCTGGATGAACATGCTCACCTTGAAGAGTTACTTGATGACAA is part of the Vibrio sp. B1FLJ16 genome and encodes:
- a CDS encoding inorganic triphosphatase, giving the protein METEIELKFFVSPEFSETLKGKISETKVLQHSCRDLGNTYFDTADKWLRKHDIGLRIRRFDDVFVQTVKTAGRVVAGLHQRPEYNAEHTGNEPKLSLHPSDIWPAGKDVETLQFELSPLFSTNFTREQWLIGMPDGSQVEVAFDQGMVVAQGEDGEERQEPICEVELELKSGQTDALFTLARSFCESGGMRLGNLSKAAKGYRLATGYTGDEVKPLALVNSSSTDTVEYCLINSLEHALSHWHYHEQIYAERECVEALREINNAIRFIRQTLTIFGDIVPRRASAILRQELKWLEEELVWLDEHAHLEELLDDKGNVLRKLDARKFLVSELTQQLQELPGREEVLELLSSARYTGLLLDLSRWILARGWQPFLDDKAREKMASNILPFSVTQLDRTWAELMEAFPVERDLSAQDYVDQRYRLLRNLYTGIGFASLYSSDDRNSFRLPWADLAHGIDDLLMLNHLLPLVDMLQDDEKEQLERWLHRQERSILHAMDQTRAISIEAQPYWRE